One Deltaproteobacteria bacterium DNA window includes the following coding sequences:
- a CDS encoding CoA activase: MTRFVGIDIGAESVKVVELVGDKTKLQWTRKELREHNKRPGEVISDILSQWDFVNVKGATVTGRLSRQIALTRVPPKQAIAAGYRYLHGDEPGTVVSIGSHGFCVAEMRDSGNTVFRENSRCSQGTGNFLRQLTERFNVTIEQAATLVDGVTDPAPLSGRCPVILKTDMTHLANLGESQAKILAGLFDAVCENVQVLIKPYVSPPLLMLCGGVSRSQRVRENFRHFCKIHDMVLRDTELDYTLYLEALGCALIAAENTSPIVALDSLIVRTHTSTLERLPALSLSLNRVQRQTRPSLNAAIDSCDILIGLDIGSTGSKAVAIAIQSQQVLWESYQRTNGNPVGAAINLIRAFCEGEAAHHKVMGFGVTGSGRDIVGSLLTTCYGHEAVYVINEIAAHAQGALFYDKRVDTIFEIGGQDAKYIRLDEGRVIDAAMNEACSAGTGSFIEEQGKRFANIKSVADLSDVAMHATDGVALGQHCSVFMAEIIDEAVAAGVDEDAIIAGLYDAVMQNYLNRVKGSRSVGNVIFCQGMPFASDALAAAVARQTHATVIIPPSPGMVGALGIALLAQKAQVKKAIDLSRFLSAKLVSKDTFICKSTVGCGGTGNKCRIDRICTEVGSERQNFNWGGSCSLYDKGTRKRKLPNLSPDPFRQRDKLIDDIAARVGRHQGRPTVAMTDEFQLKGLYPFFATFIEALGFNIITHRGADRKALKRGIAGGNVAFCAPMQQYHGLFAQMLDSLPDYVFTPMIRHLPRVKNEPLAVTCPVVQAAPDMLALDLAPKLKAKLCSPVIDIGSGNLDADVLLASCSDTAAALGITDQTTWRSAYYAARKVQLAFDAKLLDYGKQALEFCVKNDIIPVVVLGRNYTIYNQVLNSNVPTILREQGVLAIPIDCYPIDDEVPTFHDMFWAYGQRILRAAHQIRDKVGIYSLFCSNYSCGPDSFTMHFYSYIMEGKPFAIIETDGHSGDAGTKTRVEAFLHCVRQDFEFASKGIKCNKQPKQLKKIEAQRVRPRELIGSNEIVLIPRMGPGAEPIAAALTGFGIRAEALPQPDREALNIGRRYTSGKECVPMTITLGSLLQRIEQERDSQQRFAFLMPGSRGPCRFGAYKTLHKIVLERLGLNKRVRVWSPPFSNYFEDLPGGFTAICFSTFMAADLLLAAYHDARPSESHQGAARTIYSRYTTELNQALKRIGAGDLSTARVLAEVASGRLYGLTDLLARAAVEFAQVKEKRDLAEVLVVGEIYVRCDPFANDFIIDRLAERGIRARLAPMNEWIEYSDFVGWFENLKSGINQRIASIIRKRIQYLCYATVAQRMGFSPQLTVEQALNAASPYVRKRLEVETILTLGGPIHEWRHGRIDAVVSTGPLECMPNKIAESQYFHVAEREGLLSLSLSLNGDPVDQEIIDNFAYEVKARHKLRKQASHVVIKPAPAWAAARSAVYAIRKPLRKLASLMPFPLPFVRRAEDE; this comes from the coding sequence ATGACCCGTTTCGTAGGAATAGATATCGGCGCCGAGAGCGTGAAAGTTGTTGAACTTGTTGGTGATAAAACTAAATTGCAATGGACTCGCAAAGAACTCCGCGAGCATAATAAACGCCCGGGTGAGGTGATCAGCGATATTCTTTCGCAATGGGATTTTGTCAATGTAAAAGGCGCCACTGTAACCGGACGCCTATCGCGTCAAATTGCGTTAACTCGTGTTCCACCCAAACAAGCTATTGCTGCCGGCTATCGTTATTTGCATGGCGATGAGCCTGGCACGGTTGTATCAATAGGTAGCCATGGCTTTTGTGTTGCTGAAATGCGAGATAGTGGCAATACCGTGTTTCGCGAAAACTCGCGCTGTTCTCAAGGTACCGGCAACTTTTTGCGGCAATTAACCGAACGTTTTAATGTAACTATTGAGCAGGCTGCTACTTTAGTTGACGGTGTTACTGATCCTGCGCCTCTTTCTGGGCGTTGTCCGGTCATTTTAAAGACAGATATGACCCATTTAGCTAATCTCGGTGAGTCACAAGCGAAAATTTTAGCAGGCCTATTTGATGCGGTTTGTGAGAATGTTCAGGTATTAATTAAACCATATGTAAGTCCACCTTTATTAATGCTTTGCGGAGGTGTTAGTCGCTCACAAAGAGTACGCGAGAATTTTCGTCATTTTTGTAAAATTCATGATATGGTTTTGCGTGATACTGAGCTTGATTACACTCTTTATCTTGAAGCCTTGGGTTGTGCATTAATAGCGGCCGAGAATACATCCCCAATAGTAGCCCTTGATTCATTGATCGTTAGAACGCACACATCAACTCTTGAGCGCTTACCGGCTCTGTCACTTTCTCTTAATCGAGTACAGCGGCAAACACGCCCATCACTTAACGCAGCCATAGATAGCTGTGATATATTAATTGGTCTAGATATCGGCTCAACGGGTTCAAAAGCTGTAGCTATCGCAATTCAATCACAACAAGTGTTATGGGAAAGTTATCAACGTACCAATGGTAACCCCGTGGGCGCTGCCATAAATTTGATTAGAGCATTTTGTGAAGGTGAAGCAGCTCATCATAAGGTAATGGGTTTTGGTGTTACTGGTAGCGGACGCGACATTGTTGGGTCTTTATTGACTACTTGTTACGGTCATGAAGCGGTTTACGTAATAAATGAAATTGCCGCCCATGCACAAGGTGCCCTGTTTTACGATAAACGCGTTGACACTATTTTTGAAATCGGTGGCCAAGATGCAAAGTATATCCGCCTTGATGAAGGTAGAGTTATTGATGCCGCAATGAATGAAGCCTGCAGTGCAGGGACAGGTTCATTTATTGAAGAGCAAGGAAAGCGTTTTGCTAATATCAAATCAGTTGCCGATTTAAGCGATGTAGCCATGCATGCAACCGATGGTGTTGCCTTAGGGCAGCACTGTTCCGTGTTTATGGCCGAAATTATTGATGAAGCTGTAGCGGCAGGTGTTGACGAAGACGCGATTATAGCCGGACTTTACGATGCAGTTATGCAAAATTACCTCAACCGGGTGAAAGGCTCGCGTTCAGTAGGTAACGTGATTTTCTGTCAAGGTATGCCGTTTGCCTCAGATGCCTTAGCGGCAGCAGTGGCGCGACAAACTCATGCTACGGTTATTATTCCGCCAAGCCCTGGAATGGTTGGTGCACTCGGTATTGCATTGCTGGCGCAAAAAGCTCAGGTAAAAAAGGCGATAGACCTTTCACGTTTTCTTAGTGCTAAACTAGTTAGCAAAGATACTTTTATTTGCAAATCAACAGTTGGCTGTGGTGGCACTGGTAATAAATGTCGCATTGATCGCATTTGTACCGAAGTAGGTAGTGAACGTCAGAATTTTAACTGGGGAGGTAGTTGCTCTCTTTACGACAAAGGAACACGTAAACGCAAATTGCCTAATCTTTCGCCAGACCCATTTAGGCAACGTGATAAGTTGATCGACGATATTGCTGCACGAGTTGGTAGGCATCAAGGTCGGCCAACAGTAGCTATGACCGATGAATTTCAACTCAAAGGGCTTTATCCTTTTTTTGCAACATTTATTGAAGCTCTTGGATTTAATATTATCACCCATCGTGGTGCAGACCGTAAAGCGCTTAAACGTGGTATTGCTGGGGGGAATGTCGCATTTTGTGCACCGATGCAGCAGTACCATGGTTTATTTGCACAGATGCTTGATAGCCTACCCGATTATGTTTTTACACCAATGATTCGGCATTTACCACGAGTAAAGAATGAGCCATTGGCGGTAACTTGCCCAGTGGTGCAAGCAGCACCTGATATGTTGGCTTTAGATTTAGCACCAAAACTTAAGGCCAAGCTTTGTTCTCCGGTTATTGATATTGGTTCGGGTAATCTTGATGCTGATGTACTGTTAGCAAGTTGTAGTGATACCGCTGCTGCTTTGGGTATTACGGATCAAACTACATGGAGGAGTGCCTATTATGCCGCACGAAAAGTGCAATTAGCATTTGATGCAAAATTGTTAGATTATGGCAAGCAGGCATTAGAATTTTGTGTGAAAAATGATATTATCCCTGTAGTTGTTTTAGGGCGAAATTATACTATATATAATCAAGTATTAAACTCCAATGTGCCTACCATTTTGCGCGAACAAGGAGTGTTAGCAATACCTATCGATTGTTATCCTATTGATGATGAAGTCCCGACTTTTCACGATATGTTTTGGGCTTATGGACAACGTATATTACGTGCGGCACATCAAATTAGAGATAAAGTCGGTATTTATAGCCTGTTTTGTTCAAACTATTCATGTGGCCCTGATAGTTTTACCATGCATTTTTACTCTTATATTATGGAGGGCAAGCCTTTTGCCATTATTGAAACTGATGGGCACTCAGGAGATGCCGGAACCAAAACACGTGTTGAAGCATTTTTACATTGTGTGCGTCAAGATTTTGAGTTTGCTTCTAAGGGTATTAAATGTAATAAGCAGCCAAAGCAACTGAAAAAAATTGAAGCACAGCGAGTTCGCCCACGAGAGCTTATCGGTAGTAATGAGATAGTTTTAATTCCACGCATGGGGCCAGGTGCCGAGCCGATAGCCGCAGCTTTGACTGGTTTTGGTATTCGCGCTGAAGCGCTACCACAACCTGATCGCGAGGCGCTTAATATTGGTCGTCGTTATACTTCTGGTAAAGAATGCGTGCCAATGACGATCACGCTAGGTAGTTTATTGCAGCGCATTGAACAAGAACGAGATTCGCAGCAGCGTTTCGCATTTCTTATGCCTGGATCACGCGGTCCGTGTCGCTTTGGCGCTTATAAAACGTTGCATAAAATTGTGCTTGAACGTTTGGGTTTAAATAAGCGTGTACGAGTATGGTCGCCACCTTTTAGCAATTATTTTGAAGATCTTCCAGGTGGTTTTACCGCTATTTGTTTCTCAACATTTATGGCGGCTGATTTATTATTGGCGGCATACCACGATGCTCGTCCGTCTGAGAGTCATCAAGGTGCTGCCCGTACAATATATAGTCGATATACTACTGAGCTAAATCAAGCTCTAAAAAGAATTGGCGCCGGTGATCTCTCAACTGCTCGAGTTTTAGCCGAAGTGGCATCTGGTCGTTTGTATGGTCTTACTGATTTACTCGCACGTGCCGCCGTAGAATTTGCACAAGTTAAAGAGAAGCGTGACCTTGCTGAGGTATTAGTTGTTGGTGAAATTTATGTTCGCTGTGATCCCTTTGCTAATGATTTTATCATTGATCGATTAGCCGAACGTGGTATTCGTGCGCGACTTGCACCGATGAATGAATGGATTGAATATTCTGACTTTGTTGGTTGGTTTGAGAATCTTAAAAGTGGAATAAACCAACGTATAGCCAGTATAATACGCAAACGTATTCAGTATTTATGCTATGCTACGGTCGCCCAACGGATGGGTTTTTCTCCTCAATTAACTGTTGAACAAGCACTTAATGCAGCATCACCATACGTACGCAAAAGGCTCGAAGTTGAGACCATACTAACATTAGGTGGTCCTATTCATGAATGGCGACATGGTCGCATTGATGCGGTGGTTAGCACCGGACCACTTGAGTGCATGCCTAACAAAATTGCAGAATCACAATATTTTCATGTCGCTGAACGTGAAGGCCTGCTTTCATTAAGTCTATCACTTAATGGT